The Daucus carota subsp. sativus chromosome 7, DH1 v3.0, whole genome shotgun sequence genome window below encodes:
- the LOC108196271 gene encoding probable protein phosphatase 2C 42, producing MLQGLMDLLSLCWKPFSGTDNSGGRGVKSNHSNGGDGDFGKDGLLWFRDSGKCASGDFSMAVIQANMVLEDQSQIESGPFGTFVGVYDGHGGPEAARYVCDHLFRHFQAKSADDNGVVTPDTIRRAFLETEKGFTARVEEMWPARPNFATVGACCLVGVIYQQTLFVANLGDSRVVLGKKIGNTGVMAAIQLSAEHNANIEETRRELKELHPGDPQIVVLKHGVWRVKGIIQVSKSIGDVYMKHARFNREPINGKFRLPEPMNMPIMSATPSILSHPLQAGDSFLIFASDGLWEHLSNEKAVEIVHNNPRAGSAKRLVKAALQEAARKREMRYSDLRRIEKKVRRHFHDDITVFVLFLNHDLISKGMGLDNRLSLRSALEH from the exons ATGCTTCAAGGTTTAATGGATCTCTTGTCTCTTTGCTGGAAGCCATTTAGTGGCACTGATAATTCTGGTGGTAGGGGTGTTAAGAGTAATCATAGTAATGGAGGTGATGGTGATTTTGGGAAAGATGGGTTGCTTTGGTTTAGGGATTCAGGGAAGTGTGCTAGTGGGGATTTTTCAATGGCTGTGATTCAGGCTAATATGGTTCTTGAAGATCAGAGCCAGATTGAATCTGGGCCTTTTGGAACATTTGTAGGTGTTTATGATGGTCATGGTGGTCCGGAGGCGGCTCGATATGTGTGTGATCATTTGTTTAGGCATTTTCAAG CAAAGTCAGCTGATGACAATGGTGTGGTGACACCAGATACAATCAGAAGAGCTTTCCTGGAGACAGAGAAAGGTTTTACTGCTCGTGTGGAAGAAATGTGGCCTGCGCGACCCAATTTTGCAACTGTGGGAGCATGCTGTTTAGTTGGAGTGATATATCAGCAAACTCTATTTGTGGCGAATCTTGGAGATTCCCGTGTTGTTTTGGGGAAGAAAATTGGAAACACTGGAGTTATGGCTGCTATACAGTTGTCAGCAGAGCACAATGCCAACATCGAGGAAACAAGACGGGAGCTTAAAGAATTACATCCTGGTGATCCTCAGATCGTTGTCCTCAAACATGGAGTCTGGAGAGTAAAAGGCATCATTCAG GTTTCTAAATCTATAGGGGATGTGTATATGAAGCATGCACGCTTTAACAGGGAGCCAATTAATGGAAAATTTCGGCTTCCTGAACCAATGAACATGCCCATCATGAGTGCAACTCCATCTATACTTTCTCATCCTCTTCAAGCTGGTGACTCTTTCCTTATATTTGCTTCTGATGGTTTATGGGAGCACCTGAGTAATGAAAAGGCTGTGGAGATTGTCCACAACAATCCTCGTGCA GGTAGTGCCAAGAGGCTTGTCAAGGCTGCTCTGCAGGAAGCAGCTAGAAAACGAGAAATGCGATATTCAGATCTTAGAAGGATTGAGAAGAAGGTCCGGCGTCATTTCCATGATGATATAACTGTCTTTGTTTTGTTCTTGAACCATGACCTGATATCTAAAGGCATGGGGCTCGATAATCGACTCTCACTTAGAAGCGCTCTAGAGCACTGA
- the LOC108196272 gene encoding GDSL esterase/lipase At4g16230 isoform X4, which translates to MIYLNCFFKVKSMFSIASRVHGTLIQLFSQNVLYKGQQVGFKDFTPPYLAPTTRGAVILKGVNYASGGGGIVNETGALFVGRINFDAQIDYFANTRQDIISQIGAPAAARLLETALFSITIGSNDFLNNYLVPVVTEVRRRIDPPEVFINTLISRYRVQLTRLYNLGGRKFIVPNVGPLGCTPYQRDVNLIIGDNCATRANQIVQSFNRQLKSLLTELTAKLSGSTFLYANVNHIFVDILQNYKSYGFENANSACCFSAGRRGGIIPCGPGPSAVCPDRSKYVFWDAYHPSDVTNSILAKRLMDGNTDDISPFNLRQLAQL; encoded by the exons ATGATCTAtcttaattgtttctttaaa GTCAAATCAATGTTCTCTATCGCCTCACGCGTCCATGGAACATTGATTCAACTGTTTTCTCAGAATGTGCTATATAAGG GACAGCAGGTGGGGTTTAAAGATTTTACTCCTCCTTACTTGGCTCCGACCACTAGGGGAGCTGTGATTCTGAAGGGTGTCAATTATGCATCTGGTGGTGGAGGAATTGTTAATGAGACAGGAGCTCTTTTT GTTGGTAGAATCAACTTTGATGCGCAGATTGACTACTTTGCTAATACCAGACAAGATATAATCTCCCAGATAGGCGCTCCTGCAGCAGCACGGCTATTGGAAACCGCTCTTTTCTCCATTACAATTGGTTCAAATGATTTCTTAAACAATTACTTGGTGCCTGTGGTTACAGAAGTCAGGCGGAGAATAGACCCTCCAGAGGTTTTCATTAACACCTTGATTTCAAGATACAGAGTTCAGCTCACG AGACTGTATAATTTGGGTGGCCGGAAGTTTATTGTCCCAAATGTAGGGCCACTAGGGTGCACACCATATCAAAGGGATGTAAACCTAATAATAGGGGACAACTGTGCTACCAGGGCGAATCAGATCGTGCAATCATTTAATCGCCAGTTAAAGAGTCTTCTTACAGAGCTTACAGCTAAGCTTAGTGGATCAACATTTCTTTATGCTAATGTTAACCACATTTTTGTTGACATCCTTCAAAACTACAAATCATATG GCTTTGAGAATGCAAACTCAGCATGCTGCTTTTCTGCAGGGCGTCGTGGCGGTATAATCCCTTGTGGTCCTGGTCCATCTGCAGTTTGTCCAGACAGGTCTAAGTATGTATTTTGGGATGCATATCATCCAAGTGATGTTACTAATTCCATCCTCGCCAAGCGTTTAATGGATGGCAATACTGACGACATTTCTCCATTTAATCTCAGACAATTAGCTCAGCTCTAG
- the LOC108196272 gene encoding GDSL esterase/lipase At4g16230 isoform X3, with amino-acid sequence MCYIRLGICLAAERFSASFVFGDSLVEAGNNNYIQSLSKANYPPNGIDFGKPTGRYTNNRTIVDIIGQQVGFKDFTPPYLAPTTRGAVILKGVNYASGGGGIVNETGALFVGRINFDAQIDYFANTRQDIISQIGAPAAARLLETALFSITIGSNDFLNNYLVPVVTEVRRRIDPPEVFINTLISRYRVQLTRLYNLGGRKFIVPNVGPLGCTPYQRDVNLIIGDNCATRANQIVQSFNRQLKSLLTELTAKLSGSTFLYANVNHIFVDILQNYKSYGFENANSACCFSAGRRGGIIPCGPGPSAVCPDRSKYVFWDAYHPSDVTNSILAKRLMDGNTDDISPFNLRQLAQL; translated from the exons ATGTGCTATATAAGG CTGGGGATTTGTCTTGCTGCAGAAAGATTTTCTGCTAGTTTTGTATTTGGAGATTCTCTAGTGGAAGCTGGTAACAATAACTACATTCAGTCACTTTCTAAAGCCAATTACCCTCCGAATGGAATTGATTTTGGAAAGCCAACAGGGCGATACACAAATAATAGAACTATAGTAGATATTATAG GACAGCAGGTGGGGTTTAAAGATTTTACTCCTCCTTACTTGGCTCCGACCACTAGGGGAGCTGTGATTCTGAAGGGTGTCAATTATGCATCTGGTGGTGGAGGAATTGTTAATGAGACAGGAGCTCTTTTT GTTGGTAGAATCAACTTTGATGCGCAGATTGACTACTTTGCTAATACCAGACAAGATATAATCTCCCAGATAGGCGCTCCTGCAGCAGCACGGCTATTGGAAACCGCTCTTTTCTCCATTACAATTGGTTCAAATGATTTCTTAAACAATTACTTGGTGCCTGTGGTTACAGAAGTCAGGCGGAGAATAGACCCTCCAGAGGTTTTCATTAACACCTTGATTTCAAGATACAGAGTTCAGCTCACG AGACTGTATAATTTGGGTGGCCGGAAGTTTATTGTCCCAAATGTAGGGCCACTAGGGTGCACACCATATCAAAGGGATGTAAACCTAATAATAGGGGACAACTGTGCTACCAGGGCGAATCAGATCGTGCAATCATTTAATCGCCAGTTAAAGAGTCTTCTTACAGAGCTTACAGCTAAGCTTAGTGGATCAACATTTCTTTATGCTAATGTTAACCACATTTTTGTTGACATCCTTCAAAACTACAAATCATATG GCTTTGAGAATGCAAACTCAGCATGCTGCTTTTCTGCAGGGCGTCGTGGCGGTATAATCCCTTGTGGTCCTGGTCCATCTGCAGTTTGTCCAGACAGGTCTAAGTATGTATTTTGGGATGCATATCATCCAAGTGATGTTACTAATTCCATCCTCGCCAAGCGTTTAATGGATGGCAATACTGACGACATTTCTCCATTTAATCTCAGACAATTAGCTCAGCTCTAG
- the LOC108196272 gene encoding GDSL esterase/lipase At4g16230 isoform X2, giving the protein MAKLLHRMVVTGDAFQILILLFVQLGICLAAERFSASFVFGDSLVEAGNNNYIQSLSKANYPPNGIDFGKPTGRYTNNRTIVDIIGQQVGFKDFTPPYLAPTTRGAVILKGVNYASGGGGIVNETGALFVGRINFDAQIDYFANTRQDIISQIGAPAAARLLETALFSITIGSNDFLNNYLVPVVTEVRRRIDPPEVFINTLISRYRVQLTRLYNLGGRKFIVPNVGPLGCTPYQRDVNLIIGDNCATRANQIVQSFNRQLKSLLTELTAKLSGSTFLYANVNHIFVDILQNYKSYGRRGGIIPCGPGPSAVCPDRSKYVFWDAYHPSDVTNSILAKRLMDGNTDDISPFNLRQLAQL; this is encoded by the exons ATGGCTAAACTACTGCACAGAATGGTTGTTACTGGGGATGCATTTCAGATTTTGATATTGCTTTTTGTTCAGCTGGGGATTTGTCTTGCTGCAGAAAGATTTTCTGCTAGTTTTGTATTTGGAGATTCTCTAGTGGAAGCTGGTAACAATAACTACATTCAGTCACTTTCTAAAGCCAATTACCCTCCGAATGGAATTGATTTTGGAAAGCCAACAGGGCGATACACAAATAATAGAACTATAGTAGATATTATAG GACAGCAGGTGGGGTTTAAAGATTTTACTCCTCCTTACTTGGCTCCGACCACTAGGGGAGCTGTGATTCTGAAGGGTGTCAATTATGCATCTGGTGGTGGAGGAATTGTTAATGAGACAGGAGCTCTTTTT GTTGGTAGAATCAACTTTGATGCGCAGATTGACTACTTTGCTAATACCAGACAAGATATAATCTCCCAGATAGGCGCTCCTGCAGCAGCACGGCTATTGGAAACCGCTCTTTTCTCCATTACAATTGGTTCAAATGATTTCTTAAACAATTACTTGGTGCCTGTGGTTACAGAAGTCAGGCGGAGAATAGACCCTCCAGAGGTTTTCATTAACACCTTGATTTCAAGATACAGAGTTCAGCTCACG AGACTGTATAATTTGGGTGGCCGGAAGTTTATTGTCCCAAATGTAGGGCCACTAGGGTGCACACCATATCAAAGGGATGTAAACCTAATAATAGGGGACAACTGTGCTACCAGGGCGAATCAGATCGTGCAATCATTTAATCGCCAGTTAAAGAGTCTTCTTACAGAGCTTACAGCTAAGCTTAGTGGATCAACATTTCTTTATGCTAATGTTAACCACATTTTTGTTGACATCCTTCAAAACTACAAATCATATG GGCGTCGTGGCGGTATAATCCCTTGTGGTCCTGGTCCATCTGCAGTTTGTCCAGACAGGTCTAAGTATGTATTTTGGGATGCATATCATCCAAGTGATGTTACTAATTCCATCCTCGCCAAGCGTTTAATGGATGGCAATACTGACGACATTTCTCCATTTAATCTCAGACAATTAGCTCAGCTCTAG
- the LOC108196272 gene encoding GDSL esterase/lipase At4g16230 isoform X5, with amino-acid sequence MFSIASRVHGTLIQLFSQNVLYKGQQVGFKDFTPPYLAPTTRGAVILKGVNYASGGGGIVNETGALFVGRINFDAQIDYFANTRQDIISQIGAPAAARLLETALFSITIGSNDFLNNYLVPVVTEVRRRIDPPEVFINTLISRYRVQLTRLYNLGGRKFIVPNVGPLGCTPYQRDVNLIIGDNCATRANQIVQSFNRQLKSLLTELTAKLSGSTFLYANVNHIFVDILQNYKSYGFENANSACCFSAGRRGGIIPCGPGPSAVCPDRSKYVFWDAYHPSDVTNSILAKRLMDGNTDDISPFNLRQLAQL; translated from the exons ATGTTCTCTATCGCCTCACGCGTCCATGGAACATTGATTCAACTGTTTTCTCAGAATGTGCTATATAAGG GACAGCAGGTGGGGTTTAAAGATTTTACTCCTCCTTACTTGGCTCCGACCACTAGGGGAGCTGTGATTCTGAAGGGTGTCAATTATGCATCTGGTGGTGGAGGAATTGTTAATGAGACAGGAGCTCTTTTT GTTGGTAGAATCAACTTTGATGCGCAGATTGACTACTTTGCTAATACCAGACAAGATATAATCTCCCAGATAGGCGCTCCTGCAGCAGCACGGCTATTGGAAACCGCTCTTTTCTCCATTACAATTGGTTCAAATGATTTCTTAAACAATTACTTGGTGCCTGTGGTTACAGAAGTCAGGCGGAGAATAGACCCTCCAGAGGTTTTCATTAACACCTTGATTTCAAGATACAGAGTTCAGCTCACG AGACTGTATAATTTGGGTGGCCGGAAGTTTATTGTCCCAAATGTAGGGCCACTAGGGTGCACACCATATCAAAGGGATGTAAACCTAATAATAGGGGACAACTGTGCTACCAGGGCGAATCAGATCGTGCAATCATTTAATCGCCAGTTAAAGAGTCTTCTTACAGAGCTTACAGCTAAGCTTAGTGGATCAACATTTCTTTATGCTAATGTTAACCACATTTTTGTTGACATCCTTCAAAACTACAAATCATATG GCTTTGAGAATGCAAACTCAGCATGCTGCTTTTCTGCAGGGCGTCGTGGCGGTATAATCCCTTGTGGTCCTGGTCCATCTGCAGTTTGTCCAGACAGGTCTAAGTATGTATTTTGGGATGCATATCATCCAAGTGATGTTACTAATTCCATCCTCGCCAAGCGTTTAATGGATGGCAATACTGACGACATTTCTCCATTTAATCTCAGACAATTAGCTCAGCTCTAG
- the LOC108196272 gene encoding GDSL esterase/lipase At4g16230 isoform X1 has product MAKLLHRMVVTGDAFQILILLFVQLGICLAAERFSASFVFGDSLVEAGNNNYIQSLSKANYPPNGIDFGKPTGRYTNNRTIVDIIGQQVGFKDFTPPYLAPTTRGAVILKGVNYASGGGGIVNETGALFVGRINFDAQIDYFANTRQDIISQIGAPAAARLLETALFSITIGSNDFLNNYLVPVVTEVRRRIDPPEVFINTLISRYRVQLTRLYNLGGRKFIVPNVGPLGCTPYQRDVNLIIGDNCATRANQIVQSFNRQLKSLLTELTAKLSGSTFLYANVNHIFVDILQNYKSYGFENANSACCFSAGRRGGIIPCGPGPSAVCPDRSKYVFWDAYHPSDVTNSILAKRLMDGNTDDISPFNLRQLAQL; this is encoded by the exons ATGGCTAAACTACTGCACAGAATGGTTGTTACTGGGGATGCATTTCAGATTTTGATATTGCTTTTTGTTCAGCTGGGGATTTGTCTTGCTGCAGAAAGATTTTCTGCTAGTTTTGTATTTGGAGATTCTCTAGTGGAAGCTGGTAACAATAACTACATTCAGTCACTTTCTAAAGCCAATTACCCTCCGAATGGAATTGATTTTGGAAAGCCAACAGGGCGATACACAAATAATAGAACTATAGTAGATATTATAG GACAGCAGGTGGGGTTTAAAGATTTTACTCCTCCTTACTTGGCTCCGACCACTAGGGGAGCTGTGATTCTGAAGGGTGTCAATTATGCATCTGGTGGTGGAGGAATTGTTAATGAGACAGGAGCTCTTTTT GTTGGTAGAATCAACTTTGATGCGCAGATTGACTACTTTGCTAATACCAGACAAGATATAATCTCCCAGATAGGCGCTCCTGCAGCAGCACGGCTATTGGAAACCGCTCTTTTCTCCATTACAATTGGTTCAAATGATTTCTTAAACAATTACTTGGTGCCTGTGGTTACAGAAGTCAGGCGGAGAATAGACCCTCCAGAGGTTTTCATTAACACCTTGATTTCAAGATACAGAGTTCAGCTCACG AGACTGTATAATTTGGGTGGCCGGAAGTTTATTGTCCCAAATGTAGGGCCACTAGGGTGCACACCATATCAAAGGGATGTAAACCTAATAATAGGGGACAACTGTGCTACCAGGGCGAATCAGATCGTGCAATCATTTAATCGCCAGTTAAAGAGTCTTCTTACAGAGCTTACAGCTAAGCTTAGTGGATCAACATTTCTTTATGCTAATGTTAACCACATTTTTGTTGACATCCTTCAAAACTACAAATCATATG GCTTTGAGAATGCAAACTCAGCATGCTGCTTTTCTGCAGGGCGTCGTGGCGGTATAATCCCTTGTGGTCCTGGTCCATCTGCAGTTTGTCCAGACAGGTCTAAGTATGTATTTTGGGATGCATATCATCCAAGTGATGTTACTAATTCCATCCTCGCCAAGCGTTTAATGGATGGCAATACTGACGACATTTCTCCATTTAATCTCAGACAATTAGCTCAGCTCTAG